Part of the Virgibacillus necropolis genome, ACAGCTAAAGGTATAATACTTGTTTCTTCCGGAAGTGTATAAGGCTTCCTATCTTCCAATGTCTCTAGTTGAATGTTATTAAAATCAATCAGCTGTTTCCAGGGGTAATGGGAAGACAAAAATCGACTCATCTTTCCTCCTGCCATTACCGGCATCCTATTCGTGGAAATTGCTTCTTTTCCTAAAAAAGCAAGGCCGGTATAGTGACCGATGTGGGCGTGAGTCAGGAAAATGCCATCCATCACTTTTCGCCATTTTTTTTGATTTTGAACCATCGTTAACTGCTCTTTAAAATCTGGTGAAGGATCAATTAAATACCATTTACCTTCCTTTGGAAAATGTATGGAAAGAGATGAGGCAAAACGCTGATAACTTTTGTTCTGCCTTGCTAATTCACAGTTTTCACAAAAACAATTTGGGTGGGGGACACCTGCATCTTGTGCTGTACCTAGTACTTTAACAAACATTATAAGACTTCCTCCTCAAACGTCTGAGTTATTGCGCTTGTTGGATTTTTTTTAATTGAGAATCCTGTGTACCCATAAATAATATTTATAAGTGGGACTAGATAAGCAAAGAAAATAAACGGGATAAATTCTATCGCCGGAACACCTAGCACTCCCGCTGCAAACACGGCTGGTACTCCCCACGGAACAAGATTAATCCCTACTGTTCCAGCTGCCTCTACACTCCTCGATAAATTTAATGGGGAGAGATCAAACTTTTTATATGACTGGAGAAAACCCCTAGCAGGTAAGATAATCGCAAGGAATTGTGAGCCACTTGCAAAAGCAATGAGAAACGTTGATAGTACGGTTGATAAGATTAAAGAACCAGTTGTTTGGATTTTCGATACTATCAATTTGACAATCGTTCTAAATACACCTGTCGCTTCCAGCACACCACCTAGCGCTGTCGCAATGATAATGAGCCCGATCGTATTGAGCATGGAATTAATCCCACCTCTGGATAATAAAGAGTCGATTGCCGCCACTCCACTTTCTGAAACGAATCCAGATGTCATCGCCTGAATCACTTGCGTAATTGTATTATCTTGCACAAGCATAGCCGTAACTCCTCCCAGAATACTGATTAGAATTAGGGAGGGAATAGCTGGATACTGCTTCAGCATTAATAATAACGTAATTATTGGTATAATGAACAATAATGGATGGATTACAAACAGGTTATCTAACCCTTGCATAATCGCTCCGATTTCTTCCACACTAGCTGAAGAGGAAACATAATTTAATCCTACAATCCAATATAATAAAATTGCTAAAACAAAAGCTGGTATCGTATCCCAAAGCATGTGTTTCACGTGGGCAAACAAATCCTCTCCAACCATTGCTGGGGCCACGTTTGTGGTATCGGATAACGGTGATAGCTTATCACCAAAGTAAGCACCAGAAATTACTGCACCAGCTACTAATGCCAATGGAAATTCCATCCCCTGACCAATCGCGATAAACGCCAGCCCTACTGTGGCTATGGAAGTAAATGAACTTCCTAGAACCAATGCAACAAGGCCGGTCACTAGGCAGACGAGCGGTACAAACAAATTAGGATTAATAATAGCAAGTCCATAATAAATAAGTGTTGGAATAACACCGCTTAAAATCCATGTTCCAATGATCGTGCCAATAATAAACAAAATAAAAACAGCTGGCAGTGCCTTTGATACGCCATTCGATAAAGCATCTTGCAAATCGCTCCATTTATGACCCAATAGTTTACCTACTATTGTAGCTGCAGCGATTCCACTTATAAGCGGAATAAACATCCCTGCTTTCCAAAAGGAAATGGATAATGCTGCAGCTCCAATTAAGACAATTAATGGAACAAGTGCAAGACCAATGCTTGGTTCTTTTACTCTCATACATTCGTCCTCCTTAGATTGGCAAATTGACTATTCTTCCCGATGTTTGATCCGTTATTTATCATTAGTTGCATTATCAATGTATTTTTCTGGTCAGAGGAGGTGGGCAATTCTGGTATTATGTATGAATTTTTCACCCGATGTTTCTTGACTAACTAAACGGACTTTCTTACATCTACATTATGTAATGAATCTGTTTGTGTTTTAGCGATACCAAATCCACTAAATATATATATCAGTGCGAAGATCATGCCAAGATAAGTCATCGGAGCATATAATATATATTCTCCAGTTGAGACTTGTAAAGTGTCTGCTATAAATGCACCTGTTACACCCCATGGGATAATTGGAGCTAATGCTGTTCCTGTATCCTCCATCGTTCTTGACCAGTTTTTATTATGCAATCCATATTTACTATACAATGGAGTTATGGCTGGTCCTAACACAGCGTAGGTTACATAATAGCTTCCTGTTATTGTAAAAAATAATGCGTGTAAGGTTAAACTTGAAGCCATCATTGTTTTTGCACTTTTTGATAATCGGATAAATTTATCTAACATCGTTTTTATAACTCCAGCAGTTTGCAAGGGGGAACCGAAAATTGCAGCTCCGATTAGTAGTGCAACGGTATCCAACATGCTGGATAGACCACCCCTTTGTAACATTTCATCAACAAGGGGGACACTAGTAGTATCTTGAAATCCACTATTTAGTACATTAGCGACTTCAAGAATATCTTTTCCTTGGAAGAAAATTGCTAATAGACAACCACTTAAAATACCTATAGCAAACACTGGCAGGGTCGGCTTCTTAAAATAAATTAGCACTAAAACAATAATTGGTGGAATTATCAATATCGGATTTAAATTAAAGTTCTCTTTTAGAGTTGATAATATTAGCTCTACATCTCCACTATTTCCAGTATTACCTCCAAATTGGAAGCCTAGGACTAGATAAAGTACAAGTGAAATAATATAACCTGGTATGGTTGTCCATAATAAATGCTTTATATGATCAACAAGCTCAACATTTGCCATTGCAGAACTCATTACAGTCGTGTCTGATAGGGGGGATAATTTATCTCCAAAAATTGCACCAACTACAATTGCGCCCGCGGTGTAGTAAACTGGAATACCAAAGCCGACGGAAACACCTATTAAAGCAACTCCGACTGTTCCAATGGTTCCCCATGATGTTCCTGCCATAATTGACATTAAGGAGCAAATTATTGCCGTGATAAATAAGAAGTATATAGGATTTATACTTAGCAATCCATAGTATACAATTAATGGAATAGTCCCAGATAACATCCAAGAACCTATTAACATCCCAACTGCAAGTAAAATTAAAATTGGTTTAAACATAGTTTTCAAGTTATCTATTAAATCCTCTTCAATTTTTTGCCATTTAATCCCCCATATTACAGCTAATGCTATGACTACAGTACCAGTTGAAATGAGAACAATAGTAGAAGGAGCGCCTAGATAAAGAACTCCAACTAAGATAAGTGTAAAGGAAATAATTAATAAGAATAAAGCCTTAAATGTTGATAGCTTTGTATTCATTTACAGACCCCCTCATATTAGTATCAAAGTTGAAAGCTAAGTCTATGTTGAATCTTCAGAAATTCCACCGCAAAAACAACTCCCTAACGGTTCGCTCTTATCACTACAGTACTTTGAGTAATTTCATAGTTATACCCCCTAAATATTTTTCTTTATTTCGAAAAATTAATTTAACCCAGTCTACTACAAAATCACTAAATTCACCACCTATTATTTATTGAACTTTTGAATAATTACTATTATGAGGTATCACATATATTTTTACACCAAGCAACATTACTTTGAATGCCTATTAAATATATCACTCCATATGCATTCTCCTTTGCCTACATCCTATTAAAAAAGTATATACCATGTGTAAACTTTGACACGTTGAAAAAAATGATGTAAATTAACTAATAGACGAACGTTTTTATAAAATTATTATATATTATTCGCTTTTAGGAGTGTTAAGCATGGAAAATGTTTTTGATTACGAAGATATTCAATTAATTCCGGCAAAATGCGTTGTAAATAGCCGTTCTGAGTGTGATACAACCGTGAGCTTGGGTGGACATACATTTAACCTCCCAGTGGTACCTGCAAATATGCAGACAATTATAGACGAAAAGATTGCCATTTCCTTAGCAGAAAGTGGGTATTTCTATGTCATGCATCGTTTTGAACCAGAGAAACGAATTGTCTTTGTAAAAGAAATGAACGCGCGTGGCTTAGTTACATCTATTAGTGTCGGAGTCAAAGATGAGGAGTATAATTTCGTACGCCAATTGGCCGATGAACAGCTTTTACCAGACTTCATTACGATTGATATCGCACATGGACATTCAAATGCGGTGATTGAGATGATTCAGCATATAAAGAAACACTTACCTCAAAGCTTTGTAATTGCTGGAAATGTTGGCACACCAGAAGCTGTAAGAGAGTTAGAACATGCTGGTGCAGATGCAACTAAGGTGGGTATTGGACCTGGGAAGGTATGCATTACGAAAATTAAAACTGGATTTGGCACTGGTGGCTGGCAACTAGCTGCGCTACGTTGGTGTGCAAAGGCAGCAACTAAACCAATTATCGCCGACGGAGGAATTCGCACGCATGGCGATATTGCTAAATCTGTTCGGTTTGGCGCATCGATGGTCATGATTGGATCTTTATTTGCTGGCCACGAGGAATCTCCAGGAGAAACTTTTGAAAAAGAAGGAAAGCTCTACAAAGAATATTTCGGTTCAGCTTCTGAATTTCAAAAAGGTGAAAAGAAAAATGTAGAAGGCAAGAAAATGTATGTCGAGCACAAAGGGTCCTTGCAAGATACATTAAAAGAAATGCAACAAGATCTCCAATCTTCCATTTCGTATGCTGGGGGAAACAAATTGGAGGCCATCCGTACTGTTGATTATGTCGTAGTGAAGAGTTCTATTTTTAATGGGGATCAAGTATATTAAGAAATATTTCAGGTAGGTGAGCGAGGCAAATCCTTGCTCATCTTTTTTTATGTTCGATACTTTATCCTGCTACAGTAAAATATAATTGGAAAGAGGTGGCACCAAATCCAAAAACTTATATTTCATACAACATGGGATAAAACAATTGCTAATCAAGATCGGGAACGAATTAAGCAATCCTACCAAAAGTCAATTTTAGTATCTGGCATTGACATTCATTTTATTTCACTCTGGCAAGCAAAAAATCATCGCGGTGATCTATTAGTTACTGTACTTATCTGGTAGTTTTCGTGATGAGGATAAATTTAAGGATGGAATATTGCGTATTATCTCCTAATAGATAGCAACTCTTATTTAATTTACAATTTAAATTAATAAAACGGAGATACTCTGAATAGAAAATTTATCGCAGCTTGACTGGTAGTAAAACCCGCACTGAATGAAGTTTCACTTTGTGTTAAGATTAGTGAAAGAAATAATCGATTGGAGAATGTTAAATGGCAACAACTTCTGAACAAAAAACAACTAAAAGCTATTGGGGATGGCTTGCTGTAATTGGAGTCTTTTTACTAACCAAAGCAAAATGGTTATTAGTCGTACTGAAAATTGGAAAGTTCGCAACTCTAGCTTCCATGTTTATATCGCTTTGGGCATATGCGGTATTTTATGGGTGGAAATTTGCCATTGCACTCGTTTACTTAATCTTCGTCCATGAAATGGGTCACCTAGTTGCCGCCAAAATGAAGAAAATCCCGACTAGTCCCGCAATCTTCATTCCATTTTTAGGCGCGGCGATAGGAATTGATCCTAACAAAATTAAAAATGCTAAAACTGAATTTTTTGTAGCCTATGGAGGTCCTTTAGCTGGATTATTATCCATCGTGCCAGCAATTGTTCTTTACTTGGTCACAGATGATCCTTACTGGGTCCTTGTCATCCAACTAGGAGCATTGATTAACCTGTTTAATCTTTTTCCTGTATCTCCTCTCGATGGTGGACGGATTGTAAGTGTTCTATCACCAAACATTTGGATAGTAGGATTATTAGTTCTCATTCCAATTATTTTTCTTTCGCCAGATCCAATTCTTTTCTTAATCTTTATTTTTGGTCTAGTGACATGGTGGAAGCAATTTAAAGAAAGCAAAAATTTAGCAACCATGAAACATGAAGAAAAGGTTTTATCATACGTAAACAACGAACTTGAGAAGTTTAAAGAAAATTGCGAGTTCTATGGTGAAAATGAATACACAACCCTTTATAACAAACTAAAAAAACAAAAAGACAAAGTTAGTCATTTCCTTTCGAATAATTCGGGGTTCAAAATGCCACTTTTCCAGGAAAAGAAACGATTGGAAATCAAGAAATCACACGTAGAGAAGAAAGTACTAATAAATACTTTGAACGATTTGGACAGAACAAGGTACACTTCTGAAGTAGCTCCACGATTTGATGTAATCATTGAGTATGTTCAAAGGAAAAATGAAACTGAACGTTTAAGAATCAAAAATGAAGTAACCCGAATTAAAACGTATTATCGGACTTCTTTACAGACAAAAATCAAATCACTGGTACTCTATTTATCATTAGCTGTATTACTTGCTATCATTCTTGTTTACGCAATGGATATATTAGAATCAAGTCGGTTAACGAATTTTTAATAATTAACCTTCCATGTTAAGTCCAAAAAAAATGCGTCTCTACTCTTTGTAGAAACGTATTTTTTATTCAGATAGTATAATTCAAGCTTTAGAGATTCTAGTTAGTACCACTTTATATGGATGAATTCTTAAACCAAAAAAGTAAGAGTCGAACTTATTTCATTGATGTGGCCTTGGTCCGCCCATAAGATAAAATAATTATACGTAGCTCCCTCGATTTCAACTGGATTTGGATAACGGATAATTACAGCAGCTTGACCTCTCATTTCTGGAGGCTGGTCTTTTGACGGAAAAATAAAGCATGCCTCTTGTTCTTGGATTTGTGTGTGTATAATGCGCGGTTCGGATCCGTATGGCAATAGTTGGTGGAATGCCTCATTTTGGCAAACTTCGAATATCGTTTCTTCTGAGGAAATCGCTGAAATTTGGAAGAAGCCATCTGGGCCTTCATACCTCTGATCCGTTACCTTTTGCCAATGTGATGGATAGTCAAATTGAACATTATAGACTGGATTGATATAGGCGTTTTTTGAAAGACAAATTGGCTTAGGGGACCATTGTAGGGCCGTAATGAAATCACCTTCTGTTAACTGAACTGGAACAGGATGCAATACGTCAAATAACCACATTTCACTAGCAATTCCCTGATTATCACAACCTGAGAGATAAGCAATTTTTCTACCATCTGGAGACCATGTAACAGGGGTAGCATAGCAATCTGAAATCGCCCTTATGCGATCGTCTTCTCCTTGTCTACCCGTTACTTTAACTAATGAAAAATAGCCAACGTCTTCAAAAGCAGTTGTGCTGTATGCAATTCTCGTTGAATCTGGCGACCAAACCGGGAAGTAGTTTTTCGCAAGGGGGCCACCCTTTACTTCAAATACGTTACCAGTTGAAATCTCTATGGTATAAATAATCGAAATACTTACGCCGGGAGTTGTATACAGCACATAAGAACCATCAGGAGAAAGACGGACATTATTGAACGCTCCACCCGTGTTTTGTGTGATTTGTCGTTTGCCTGATCCATCATCTTGAATGTAAAAAAGCTGGCTCACACCTGAAGAATCAGGCGCTTGAAAAAGCAGTTCACCCCCACTTGGAAACCATTGAACATCTGTTGCACCAGGCTGATTTACACGCTTGGCTTGATGTGTGGTAATGTTGTACAAAATTATATCATTCTGTTTCGTATAAGCTAATTTTTTACTGTCTGGTGACCAATCTAAGTAAACACCTAAACCATCTACAAACTGGTCAATACGAGCAATCACCCCATCAACTAACTCGACAACGTACAGAATGCCATTTTTCCCAACAAACGCGACTCTTTTACTATTCGGCGACCAAAATGGAACCGAAAAAGATTCCGCTAGACCAGATGTAATTTGGTTGCTCACCCCTGTACTAAGATCATATAACCAAATATCATAACTACCTCCACGATTGGATGTATATGCTATCAATCCTAAATCGCCAGCAGGTGGATTGTGAAATCTTTGCATCATAACCCCTCCATAACAGCATATTGATCGCTAAAAATAGTACCAATACTTTAGACTATCGCTGTTAGAGTCGAAAAATGCATGTCTTCTTTTATTTTGTATAATCCTTTTGTTCTTTTCTTCAACTATTCAAATGGAAAATTTGTGTTAAGATTATTAAAAGAAACTAATGATTGGGAAATTCTGCCGCCTACTAAGATAGTATTATAAAGAAAAGTCATCACTATGTTTATCTCCAAAGAAAAGACATTATTTCTCACCTTTTAACTTATCAGTTGCTTCCGAAACATCAAAATAATGCTTCCTGGATAGGGAGCCACCATCCTTGTTTTCCTATACCACTCTGCTTGCCCACTATATGACTAACCTTAACTAATCGTAACTACCAATATCGATTGACAAAAATATCCTTTATTAAACCAATGACTTATTCAACATTACGAAGGTAGTGTGTTAACATTGTAAATAATGTTCTAGATATAAACACTGTTTTCCGTTTGAAACCGATGGAATTTAAGCCAAGTTTCTCAAACATCTAGTAAAGTCCATATAGTACTCGGTTTAGATCTTGAATTTTCTCTTCAATATCTAATAGAAACGTAGAAAATTATCTTCGCAGTCTGACGCCTCCATAAAAAATATGGTCTGTAAATTAAGAGGAAGTGACGTATAAGCATGTATAGAATTGGTGTTATCGGCCCGCATTCATCAGTAGAACAAATTTTAAGGTTAGCCAAAAGATTTGACAAATCTATGAATTTTATATCATACCCTTACACTGAATTCCAAGAAACAGAGAATATAGTTTTGAACGATGAACACCAAGTTGATGCATGGGTTTTTTCGGGACATATTCCGTATATGATAGCAAAGAATGCTTTAGGAAAAGAAGAAAACCTAGTTTACATTCATCATTCTGAATCCGGAATTTACCAATGTCTTTTGCATATGGCATATTATCAAGGAAAATTTTTGGAACGCGTAAGTATTGATGAAATAACGTCGTCTCACTTGGAACAGGCATTGCAACAATTAGATATCGTTCCAAAAGAGGTTTATGTAAAAAACTTTAATGTGGATACCAAATCACAAGAATTAATAGATTTCCATCTCGATCTATGGAGAAATGGGAAAACTGAAGGAGCATTAACCTGTTTTGAGGCTGTATATGTTGGTCTAAAAGAATCTGGAATGCCGGCTTATCGAATATCGTTAACGAACATGGAAATTAATCAAGCATTAAGGATCCTGGCAGAAAAGGTCAGAACATTTTACTTTAAGGACACACAAATCGGTGTCGAAATTATTGAAATTGAGCACTTTGATACGATTGTAAAGAAGGCCAAAAGCTCTTATCATTTGCAATATTTGGAGATAAAACTAAAGGAAACATTTCTTAGACTCTGCGAAATATTAGATGGCTCTTTACTAGAAAAAGGGAACGGCCGATATGTCATTTTTAGTTCACGTGGTACGATTGAACGTGAGATTAATGAACTAACGGAAACTGTCGCCCAAGTGTCTATTGAATGTCATACGACGGTTGCGGTAGGAATTGGGTTCGGCAAGACAGTCCATTCGGCAGAATTAAACGCTGGCCGTGCAATCCAACAATCGAAAGAAAAGGCGGAACGAGGAATCGTCATTGTTCAAGAAGACGGTAGAATTAGGGAATCAGTAGGCAAAGAAAAAGAGCTAACGTATTCCTATCGTATAGATGATAAAGATTTTTTGAACAAATTAAAAAAAGTCAACATCAGTGTAAAAAATTATAATAAAATATACGCTGTAATCAAAAGAATGGGATGGAATGATTTTACGATAAACGATTTAGCATCCCACCTTTATTGGGACGGACGTAATACACGACGTATAATAGGCAGTTTATGTGAGGTTGATTTAGCTGAGTGCGTAGGTGAAGATTCTTCCTCTACTCGCGGAAGACCAAGTAGAATCTATCGCTTGATTCAGACTGAATCAGAAACAGTTTAAGGAGTATAAAGCCCCTTATAATAACAAAATTCCTATAAAGCTGCCTCGTATCATCATGATGATACGAGGCAGCTTTATTATAATAATTGATCAACCTTTCGAATCTCTACTCTTTATAATTTTCAAAAAGTGATTGAAAAGGATAAAATATCTGTATATACTAAATAAAAGGTAATTACCCTTTAAATACCCAAAAAGTAAATAAGGAGTTGTTTGTATGGACCATTTGGGAGTATTGTCTTTAGCCCCTCCCATCATTGCTATTGTTTTGGCACTTTGGACCAGGAATGTGATTATTTCATTATTTTTAGGCTTATTTTCAGGAATTCTGATTTTGTCGCACTTTAATCCATTAAGCTCAGTAAAAACTGTGATTGGCGATTACTTCTTTGTACAGATCGCTGACAGTTATAACGCTGGTATTTTAGCGCTATTAGTATTTATCGGAGGTTTCGTAGCACTTTTGGAAAAGTCGGGAGGAGCTGCTGCTTTTGCATCTAAGATAACAAGCTTGATTAGGACTCGGGTACAGACTCAGCTTTCTGCATGGATAGGTGGTATTGCTATTTTTTTCTCTGAGCTTGGTACACCTTTAATTATTGGACCTATATTCGAACCACTGTTTGACAAAGCTAAGGTATCAAGAGAAAAGTTAGCTTGGATAATTGATTCAACGGCTTCCCCAGTCTCCGTAATGATTCCTTTTATCGGTTGGGGGGTCTACATAATAGGACTCATCAATACAGAGTACGGGCGTTTAAATATAACTGAATCTGGGTGGGATGCTTTTATACAAGCTATTCCCTATTATATTTATCCAATATTGGCAGTACTCATCGTCCCTTTAATCGTTATAACGAAGCTGGAATTTGGACCGATGGCTAAAGCAGAAAGGCGTATACAGGAAACTGGACAAGTATATTGGCCTGATTCTAAACCAATGCGTAAATCGGAAGCGATCACTGAAATAAAGGAAACAAGTAGTAAGCCTATACTGGTTTGGCTTCCGATTCTAATATTATTAGTAACAATTATTGGATTGTTAATTCCGCTTGGATTTCCATTTAAAAAAATTGATGGGAACGATTTTAGAGTCGCTTTAACTACGGCATATTTATTTGCAGGGATATCTCTTATCGTTTTAATGACTGTGTATAAAGTAAAAAGAATAGCAGAATCCTTCGAAATTTATGTTTCTGGCATGAGGAGAATGATGGATATTTTAATCATTTTGGTACTTGCATGGTCACTCGGAGCAGCTCTTGATAAGATGGGAACAGCAAATTATATTGTCCAATTAATAGATGGAAATATACCTCTATTCTTGGTACCAGCTATTATATTTGTCGTTGGTGCCTGTATGTCATTTGCCAATGGTACTTCTTGGGGAACCTTTGCCATTATGCTTCCTTTGGCTATTCCTTTAGCTTTCCACCTTGATATATCTATGTACGCATGTATAGGTGCTGTCATATCAGGTGGAATATTTGGTGATCATTGTTCACCAATCTCAGATACAACAATTTTATCATCCACTGGGGCAGGCTCTGATCATAAAGATCATAATAAAACCCAGCTTCCCATTGCATTGTTTAATGGTGTCTTAACAATCATTGCATTTGTTGTTGGAAGTCTAGTTGGTTATCCTACAACAATTTTTATAGCTGTGACATTAATGGTTATTGGCGTTCTTCTTCTTTCTAAACTATACAATCGAAGAACACCTCCGTCTGTGGATAAGTTTTCATCGTAGAATACAATTTATTAATACAAGGGGGATTTTTAGTTATGAAACTCTGGGGCGGTCGTTTTCGAAAGGAAGAAAATAAATTAATGGAAAGCTTTAACAGCTCTCTTGCTATAGACAAAAGACTTGTCTACGAAGATATAACTGGCAGTCTTTCGCATGTAAACATGCTCATCAAGAGCAAAATTCTTACTGAACCAGAAGGTAATAAAATTATCGAAGGATTAAATTCAATTTTAACTGATATTGAAAATAAAGAGCTATTAGTAAATGGGGATTATGAAGATATTCATAGTTTTGTTGAAACTAATTTAATTAATAGAATTGGTGAAACAGGAAAAAAACTTCATACCGCGAGAAGCAGAAATGATCAAATTGCAGTTGATATGCGCCTATATGCGAAAAAAAAATCTGCTGATGTGATTGAAGCTATTGAATTACTTCAAAACAATTTAAAAATGAAAGCTGATGAGAATGTGATTATCATGCCAGGATATACACATTTACAAAGAGCTCAAGTTGTAACGTTTAAACATCATCTGATGGCCTATTTTCAAATGCTTGATAGGGATAAAACTCGAATT contains:
- a CDS encoding MBL fold metallo-hydrolase — encoded protein: MFVKVLGTAQDAGVPHPNCFCENCELARQNKSYQRFASSLSIHFPKEGKWYLIDPSPDFKEQLTMVQNQKKWRKVMDGIFLTHAHIGHYTGLAFLGKEAISTNRMPVMAGGKMSRFLSSHYPWKQLIDFNNIQLETLEDRKPYTLPEETSIIPLAVPHRNEFSETFGFIIRGNQKCLLYIPDIDRWDEWHVDLDELMKNMDYCLIDGTFYSAKELEQLGRSYNDIPHPLITDSMEKFRAYKSTCNIYFTHFNHTNPVIRKNGRYKELIEENGFFILEEGHEFSL
- the nhaC gene encoding Na+/H+ antiporter NhaC — translated: MRVKEPSIGLALVPLIVLIGAAALSISFWKAGMFIPLISGIAAATIVGKLLGHKWSDLQDALSNGVSKALPAVFILFIIGTIIGTWILSGVIPTLIYYGLAIINPNLFVPLVCLVTGLVALVLGSSFTSIATVGLAFIAIGQGMEFPLALVAGAVISGAYFGDKLSPLSDTTNVAPAMVGEDLFAHVKHMLWDTIPAFVLAILLYWIVGLNYVSSSASVEEIGAIMQGLDNLFVIHPLLFIIPIITLLLMLKQYPAIPSLILISILGGVTAMLVQDNTITQVIQAMTSGFVSESGVAAIDSLLSRGGINSMLNTIGLIIIATALGGVLEATGVFRTIVKLIVSKIQTTGSLILSTVLSTFLIAFASGSQFLAIILPARGFLQSYKKFDLSPLNLSRSVEAAGTVGINLVPWGVPAVFAAGVLGVPAIEFIPFIFFAYLVPLINIIYGYTGFSIKKNPTSAITQTFEEEVL
- the nhaC gene encoding Na+/H+ antiporter NhaC, whose amino-acid sequence is MNTKLSTFKALFLLIISFTLILVGVLYLGAPSTIVLISTGTVVIALAVIWGIKWQKIEEDLIDNLKTMFKPILILLAVGMLIGSWMLSGTIPLIVYYGLLSINPIYFLFITAIICSLMSIMAGTSWGTIGTVGVALIGVSVGFGIPVYYTAGAIVVGAIFGDKLSPLSDTTVMSSAMANVELVDHIKHLLWTTIPGYIISLVLYLVLGFQFGGNTGNSGDVELILSTLKENFNLNPILIIPPIIVLVLIYFKKPTLPVFAIGILSGCLLAIFFQGKDILEVANVLNSGFQDTTSVPLVDEMLQRGGLSSMLDTVALLIGAAIFGSPLQTAGVIKTMLDKFIRLSKSAKTMMASSLTLHALFFTITGSYYVTYAVLGPAITPLYSKYGLHNKNWSRTMEDTGTALAPIIPWGVTGAFIADTLQVSTGEYILYAPMTYLGMIFALIYIFSGFGIAKTQTDSLHNVDVRKSV
- the guaC gene encoding GMP reductase; this translates as MENVFDYEDIQLIPAKCVVNSRSECDTTVSLGGHTFNLPVVPANMQTIIDEKIAISLAESGYFYVMHRFEPEKRIVFVKEMNARGLVTSISVGVKDEEYNFVRQLADEQLLPDFITIDIAHGHSNAVIEMIQHIKKHLPQSFVIAGNVGTPEAVRELEHAGADATKVGIGPGKVCITKIKTGFGTGGWQLAALRWCAKAATKPIIADGGIRTHGDIAKSVRFGASMVMIGSLFAGHEESPGETFEKEGKLYKEYFGSASEFQKGEKKNVEGKKMYVEHKGSLQDTLKEMQQDLQSSISYAGGNKLEAIRTVDYVVVKSSIFNGDQVY
- a CDS encoding site-2 protease family protein, with translation MATTSEQKTTKSYWGWLAVIGVFLLTKAKWLLVVLKIGKFATLASMFISLWAYAVFYGWKFAIALVYLIFVHEMGHLVAAKMKKIPTSPAIFIPFLGAAIGIDPNKIKNAKTEFFVAYGGPLAGLLSIVPAIVLYLVTDDPYWVLVIQLGALINLFNLFPVSPLDGGRIVSVLSPNIWIVGLLVLIPIIFLSPDPILFLIFIFGLVTWWKQFKESKNLATMKHEEKVLSYVNNELEKFKENCEFYGENEYTTLYNKLKKQKDKVSHFLSNNSGFKMPLFQEKKRLEIKKSHVEKKVLINTLNDLDRTRYTSEVAPRFDVIIEYVQRKNETERLRIKNEVTRIKTYYRTSLQTKIKSLVLYLSLAVLLAIILVYAMDILESSRLTNF
- a CDS encoding TolB family protein encodes the protein MMQRFHNPPAGDLGLIAYTSNRGGSYDIWLYDLSTGVSNQITSGLAESFSVPFWSPNSKRVAFVGKNGILYVVELVDGVIARIDQFVDGLGVYLDWSPDSKKLAYTKQNDIILYNITTHQAKRVNQPGATDVQWFPSGGELLFQAPDSSGVSQLFYIQDDGSGKRQITQNTGGAFNNVRLSPDGSYVLYTTPGVSISIIYTIEISTGNVFEVKGGPLAKNYFPVWSPDSTRIAYSTTAFEDVGYFSLVKVTGRQGEDDRIRAISDCYATPVTWSPDGRKIAYLSGCDNQGIASEMWLFDVLHPVPVQLTEGDFITALQWSPKPICLSKNAYINPVYNVQFDYPSHWQKVTDQRYEGPDGFFQISAISSEETIFEVCQNEAFHQLLPYGSEPRIIHTQIQEQEACFIFPSKDQPPEMRGQAAVIIRYPNPVEIEGATYNYFILWADQGHINEISSTLTFLV
- a CDS encoding Na+/H+ antiporter NhaC family protein, with translation MDHLGVLSLAPPIIAIVLALWTRNVIISLFLGLFSGILILSHFNPLSSVKTVIGDYFFVQIADSYNAGILALLVFIGGFVALLEKSGGAAAFASKITSLIRTRVQTQLSAWIGGIAIFFSELGTPLIIGPIFEPLFDKAKVSREKLAWIIDSTASPVSVMIPFIGWGVYIIGLINTEYGRLNITESGWDAFIQAIPYYIYPILAVLIVPLIVITKLEFGPMAKAERRIQETGQVYWPDSKPMRKSEAITEIKETSSKPILVWLPILILLVTIIGLLIPLGFPFKKIDGNDFRVALTTAYLFAGISLIVLMTVYKVKRIAESFEIYVSGMRRMMDILIILVLAWSLGAALDKMGTANYIVQLIDGNIPLFLVPAIIFVVGACMSFANGTSWGTFAIMLPLAIPLAFHLDISMYACIGAVISGGIFGDHCSPISDTTILSSTGAGSDHKDHNKTQLPIALFNGVLTIIAFVVGSLVGYPTTIFIAVTLMVIGVLLLSKLYNRRTPPSVDKFSS